One Mercurialis annua linkage group LG3, ddMerAnnu1.2, whole genome shotgun sequence DNA window includes the following coding sequences:
- the LOC126671367 gene encoding uncharacterized protein LOC126671367 produces the protein MSPSPHRSRSGNSSGGGEERPRFFDNKAKKICWENAETVAGRHPERWRKDAAGNIVCKRLCNCSGCLCFQYDHIVPFSKGGESVAENCQILQSRVNTYKSDKEVVDKSQLKGYSCDIKFTDKELDIIEMGVYGDVIRPGNQCRCRTVAELLGQTKLKDRVPACKLPYADQQLQYQEPKNPG, from the exons ATGAGCCCCTCGCCACATCGGTCTCGAAGTGGCAATAGTAGCGGCGGTGGTGAGGAGAGGCCAAGATTCTTCGACAACAAAGCCAAAAAGATATGCTGGGAAAACGCTGAAACGGTCGCCGGTAGACACCCTGAGCGGTGGCGCAAAGATGCAGCCGGCAACATTGTCTGCAAACGCTTATGCAATTGCAGTGGCTGCCTCTGCTTTCAATACGATCACATCGTTCCTTTCTCCAAAG GAGGTGAATCTGTTGCTGAAAATTGTCAAATACTTCAATCAAGGGTTAATACTTATAAGTCTGATAAAGAGGTGGTTGATAAATCTCAATTGAAAGGCTATTCTTGTGATATCAAATTCACTG ATAAGGAGCTGGACATAATAGAAATGGGTGTTTACGGGGATGTGATAAGGCCTGGAAACCAGTGTCGTTGCAGAACTGTTGCGGAATTACTTGGCCAAACCAAGTTGAAAGACCGTGTTCCTGCTTGCAAATTACCATATGCTGACCAGCAATTACAGTATCAGGAACCAAAAAATCCTGGCTAA
- the LOC126671182 gene encoding protein WEAK CHLOROPLAST MOVEMENT UNDER BLUE LIGHT-like 1 encodes MGEIDTKHIESVQVALTLFGEKCDQKKLRSGSSSSSSSSFDQETDIEGLQKDLANYKVQTEAKDAAYLQLLHKLDHYHETTQELSDQLKNSEVQRDKYFEECQEARARVNELEAKLKEMTDQSQEVIKIKEQLTHVLSELKAVQDEVLSMETELVAAREEKLKAMIQAESVELSANIEKEKAEKLLKSVNDLNRAISFSRHTSFDEELENQLISKSVFIDSLQMELNQANELLTSSDKAVSDIINDIHKLKEDLKEKEKQNSDKAAYISELEGEMKQLKEELKHETCLNRNVETLTDELEILKNGLEEVRERENEAQIEIALLKAELHRVRAKIAASEASEARAGKLQPILTDELITESDNKKSETDYKITISVEEYESLIKKAEKTNQSPRKDLELEILKKELESATAKVAEFRTRAEQAGSRAEAAEKAKISLEEQLRKWREQKKRRKAALAALREESLSREYSSSSYDIDTKPRRSHQPLYEVLNMKF; translated from the exons atgGGTGAGATTGATACTAAACATATTGAATCTGTACAAGTTGCGTTAACTTTGTTCGGCGAGAAATGTGATCAGAAGAAACTCCGTTCCGGCAGTagtagcagcagcagcagcagttTTGAT CAGGAGACGGACATTGAAGGGCTACAGAAGGATTTGGCAAATTACAAGGTGCAGACTGAAGCAAAAGATGCTGCCTATTTGCAGCTATTACATAAACTAGACCATTACCATGAAACAACTCAGGAACTTTCTGATCAGTTGAAGAATTCTGAGGTTCAGAGAGATAAATATTTCGAAGAATGCCAAGAAGCTAGAGCTCGAGTCAATGAACTTGAGGCAAAGCTGAAGGAGATGACCGATCAATCACAGGAAGTTATTAAGATAAAGGAACAACTTACGCATGTTTTAAGCGAATTGAAGGCGGTACAGGACGAGGTTCTTAGTATGGAAACAGAACTTGTTGCTGCCAGAGAAGAGAAACTCAAGGCAATGATCCAAGCAGAATCAGTTGAATTATCTGCAAATATCGAAAAGGAGAAAGCCGAAAAACTCCTGAAGAGCGTCAACGACCTCAATCGAGCTATTTCTTTCTCAAGGCATACATCTTTCGATGAAGAATTGGAAAATCAGCTAATCTCAAAATCCGTCTTCATTGATTCGTTACAGATGGAACTTAATCAAGCTAATGAGCTATTGACTTCGTCTGATAAAGCTGTATCCGACATCATAAATGACATTCACAAGTTAAAAGAAGATCTGAAAGAGAAGGAAAAACAGAATTCTGATAAAGCAGCTTATATATCAGAACTCGAAGGCGAAATGAAACAGTTAAAAGAAGAACTTAAGCACGAAACGTGTTTGAACAGAAACGTCGAAACGCTGACAGATGAGCTAGAGATATTAAAGAACGGCTTGGAGGAAGTCAGAGAAAGAGAAAACGAAGCACAGATTGAGATTGCATTGCTGAAAGCAGAGTTGCACCGAGTCAGGGCGAAAATTGCAGCATCAGAAGCATCCGAAGCAAGGGCAGGAAAACTTCAACCTATCCTGACAGATGAACTAATAACCGAATCTGACAACAAAAAGAGTGAAACCGATTACAAGATTACGATTTCTGTCGAAGAATACGAATCGCTGATCAAGAAAGCTGAGAAAACAAACCAATCTCCAAGAAAAGATTTAGAATTGGAGATTCTAAAGAAAGAATTGGAAAGCGCGACAGCGAAAGTGGCGGAGTTCAGGACGCGAGCGGAACAGGCCGGTTCGAGAGCTGAAGCAGCGGAAAAGGCTAAAATATCACTTGAAGAACAGCTGAGGAAATGGAGAGAACAAAAAAAGAGGAGAAAGGCCGCTTTAGCTGCACTCAGGGAGGAATCTTTGTCGAGGGAATATTCTTCTTCATCGTATGATATTGATACCAAACCAAGAAGAAGTCATCAGCCATTGTACGAGGTTCTTAACATgaaattttag